One stretch of Pedobacter riviphilus DNA includes these proteins:
- a CDS encoding alginate export family protein → MRYDEDYSNLKDSARNFYNTLKFLPLSVNKKVYLSFGGEIREEYGGKINEDWIKDQGFNYSFLQRYSLYADLNIGERLRFFAQINSALENGSKYGPSPVDEDQLAVQNLFAEYRILKDSLNKLAVRVGRQEINYGSGRLISVREGTTVRQYFTGAKLMYATPRFSLDAFVLEADEVNFGVFDNRPSHQANLWGAYSNLNIEKGGNFDFYYLGIRRDDAEFEEGIAKEVRHTVATRYWKSGGGFIYNVEAAYQFGRFGNGNINAWTMAIELGYTFEQTRFKPSINLRNDYISGDQKAGNGKLQTFNPLYPKGGYFGFNPLIGPSNLIDLHPYLTLTLTDKLSVQTDVVFNWRYSTNDGIYRPSGNYNTAGSLSDHRFIGTTYLLSADYKFNNNLSFGCGGQYFRVGDFIKDIVPLWDNSKFFNAQVSYKF, encoded by the coding sequence ATGCGCTACGATGAGGATTATAGCAACCTGAAAGATTCGGCGAGGAACTTCTATAATACATTAAAGTTCCTGCCGCTTTCGGTTAATAAAAAAGTATACCTCAGTTTTGGTGGCGAGATCAGGGAGGAATATGGAGGAAAAATTAATGAGGATTGGATTAAGGATCAGGGGTTTAATTATTCTTTTTTACAGCGCTATTCGCTTTATGCCGATTTAAATATTGGAGAAAGACTGCGGTTTTTTGCCCAGATAAACAGTGCGCTCGAAAACGGCAGTAAATATGGGCCATCTCCGGTTGATGAGGATCAGCTTGCCGTTCAAAACCTTTTCGCAGAATATAGGATACTTAAAGATTCATTAAACAAATTAGCCGTTCGGGTGGGCAGGCAGGAAATAAATTACGGTTCGGGCAGGTTAATTTCTGTGCGGGAGGGTACAACAGTCCGGCAATACTTTACAGGAGCCAAGCTGATGTATGCAACACCACGGTTTTCGTTAGATGCATTTGTTTTAGAAGCCGATGAAGTTAATTTTGGGGTATTTGATAATCGCCCCAGCCATCAGGCCAATCTTTGGGGAGCTTATTCAAATCTCAATATCGAAAAAGGTGGAAACTTTGATTTCTATTATTTAGGCATCAGGCGTGACGATGCTGAATTTGAAGAAGGCATAGCAAAAGAAGTACGGCATACGGTAGCTACCCGGTATTGGAAAAGTGGCGGTGGTTTTATCTATAATGTAGAAGCGGCCTACCAGTTTGGTAGGTTTGGAAATGGTAATATTAATGCCTGGACGATGGCTATTGAATTGGGTTATACTTTCGAACAAACCAGGTTTAAGCCATCCATCAACCTTCGGAACGATTATATTTCAGGCGACCAGAAAGCAGGTAATGGAAAGCTACAGACCTTTAACCCTTTATATCCGAAAGGAGGGTATTTTGGCTTTAACCCACTCATCGGACCCTCGAATTTAATTGATCTGCATCCATACTTAACACTAACCTTAACTGATAAATTAAGCGTACAGACTGATGTTGTTTTCAACTGGAGGTATTCAACAAATGATGGCATCTATCGCCCGAGCGGAAATTATAACACAGCAGGTTCCCTTTCCGATCACCGCTTTATCGGTACCACTTATCTGCTCAGTGCAGATTATAAATTCAATAACAACCTTTCATTCGGTTGTGGGGGGCAATATTTCAGGGTAGGTGATTTTATAAAAGATATCGTACCACTCTGGGACAATTCAAAGTTTTTTAATGCTCAGGTATCATACAAATTTTAA
- a CDS encoding hydrolase — protein MKPSPDLLSPENHALVLIDFEGQMAFATKSISITELRTNVAIICGASKIFNVPTIVTTVAEESFAGPVFPEIEEFYPQATSNYIDRTSMNTWEDEPAYKAITATGKKKLVLAGLWTGVCIVGPALSALSEGFDVFVITDACGDVSNEAHERAVQRMVHAGVKPVTSVQYILELQRDWARTGTYEPVTTLMKKYGAGYGLGIQYAHKMVKH, from the coding sequence ATGAAACCATCACCAGACTTATTATCTCCAGAAAACCACGCATTGGTATTAATCGATTTTGAAGGACAAATGGCTTTTGCAACCAAAAGCATCTCTATTACCGAACTTCGTACCAATGTAGCCATTATCTGTGGTGCATCTAAAATCTTTAACGTACCCACTATCGTAACCACAGTTGCTGAAGAATCGTTTGCTGGCCCTGTTTTTCCAGAGATTGAAGAATTTTATCCCCAGGCTACCTCAAATTATATCGATAGAACTTCGATGAATACCTGGGAAGATGAACCCGCTTACAAAGCAATCACTGCAACCGGAAAAAAGAAACTTGTATTGGCAGGCCTTTGGACAGGTGTTTGTATCGTTGGTCCGGCTTTATCAGCCTTATCAGAAGGTTTTGACGTTTTCGTAATTACTGATGCCTGTGGAGATGTAAGCAATGAGGCGCATGAGCGTGCAGTTCAACGAATGGTGCATGCTGGTGTAAAACCGGTAACCTCTGTGCAGTACATCCTTGAACTTCAAAGAGATTGGGCCAGAACCGGAACCTATGAGCCTGTAACCACACTGATGAAAAAATACGGTGCAGGTTATGGTCTTGGTATCCAGTATGCACACAAAATGGTAAAACACTAA
- a CDS encoding sigma-54 interaction domain-containing protein: MESKGNLAETQNQEHTIQNIDGATALEIENARLFKKLEQKERENAVLLSLSNSIASIRNKLDLFDVIDQKLKKLFDFDDFVICLINDDQETHSAFIYNQKEDFLKTTGIAPESSKKYTLDDGMCRAIISSEKPTVFNVEEVLMWDDAPAWLEFWYNKGIKEMIGLKMVDRSGCIGFFYLYIKNANSLSNIYFDLLQGISLQISIAISNILANEKIELQLAEINQYKQKLEDEKTYLKEEIQHKYNHTEIIGQSESLKSIFHLVDAVAATDSTVLIIGETGTGKELIARALHNSSLRHNELMVKINCAAIPASLAESELFGHEKGSFTGATERRIGKFELAHNGTLFLDEIGELSLDLQVKLLRALQEKEIERIGGKGVIKTNVRIIAATNRNLLKEIEKGNFRSDLYYRLNVFPISIPPLRDRLDDIPPLTTFFIERISKKTGRQVNAISKSALNKLMLYPWPGNVRELEHLIERSILLTSGNILKEIHLPKIDRNEAINGSEEQKIKSIHENERDHILAILKHCKGKISGVGGAAEMLHIPATTLNSKIKKFKIKREHILNR; the protein is encoded by the coding sequence ATGGAAAGCAAGGGTAATTTAGCTGAAACTCAAAATCAAGAACATACCATCCAGAATATTGATGGAGCGACTGCACTTGAAATCGAAAATGCACGCTTATTTAAAAAACTCGAACAAAAAGAAAGGGAAAATGCAGTTTTGTTATCGTTAAGCAACTCCATTGCTTCCATCAGGAATAAACTTGATCTCTTCGATGTCATCGATCAAAAGTTAAAAAAACTATTTGATTTTGATGATTTCGTGATCTGTTTGATTAATGATGATCAGGAAACCCATAGTGCTTTTATCTACAACCAAAAAGAAGATTTCCTTAAAACTACAGGTATAGCACCAGAATCATCTAAGAAATATACGCTCGATGACGGTATGTGCAGGGCGATAATCTCATCGGAAAAACCGACTGTTTTCAATGTTGAAGAAGTTTTAATGTGGGATGATGCACCTGCCTGGCTGGAATTTTGGTACAATAAAGGTATTAAAGAAATGATCGGGCTCAAAATGGTCGACAGATCGGGTTGTATCGGTTTCTTTTACCTATATATTAAAAACGCAAACTCACTATCGAACATTTATTTTGATTTGCTTCAGGGCATTTCGCTGCAAATCTCAATAGCCATATCGAACATCCTGGCCAATGAAAAAATTGAATTACAGCTGGCAGAAATCAATCAATACAAACAAAAACTAGAAGATGAGAAAACTTACCTAAAAGAAGAGATCCAACATAAATACAACCATACTGAGATCATCGGACAAAGCGAATCGTTAAAAAGCATTTTTCACCTGGTAGATGCCGTGGCAGCTACTGATAGTACAGTATTGATTATTGGAGAAACAGGAACAGGAAAAGAACTCATCGCAAGGGCCTTACACAACTCATCACTTCGCCACAATGAACTGATGGTTAAAATCAATTGTGCCGCAATCCCTGCCAGCCTGGCTGAAAGCGAACTTTTTGGACATGAAAAAGGCAGCTTTACAGGCGCAACAGAACGGCGGATCGGAAAATTCGAGCTGGCCCATAATGGCACGCTGTTTTTGGATGAAATTGGTGAGCTCTCGCTAGACCTTCAGGTGAAACTACTTAGGGCACTCCAGGAAAAGGAAATAGAACGCATTGGTGGTAAGGGCGTAATTAAAACGAATGTTAGAATTATAGCTGCAACCAACAGGAATCTGTTAAAAGAGATAGAAAAAGGAAATTTCAGAAGTGATCTCTATTACAGATTAAACGTATTCCCAATTTCAATCCCGCCGCTAAGGGATCGGTTGGATGACATCCCGCCGCTAACAACCTTCTTCATTGAACGCATTTCCAAAAAAACCGGGCGACAGGTAAACGCTATTTCCAAAAGCGCCTTGAACAAACTGATGCTCTACCCCTGGCCAGGAAATGTAAGGGAGCTGGAGCACCTAATTGAGCGGAGCATACTATTAACATCGGGCAACATATTAAAAGAGATACACCTGCCTAAAATAGATAGAAATGAAGCCATTAACGGTTCGGAGGAGCAAAAAATCAAAAGCATCCACGAAAACGAGCGAGATCATATCTTGGCAATATTAAAACATTGTAAGGGCAAAATATCCGGTGTCGGTGGGGCTGCCGAAATGTTACACATCCCAGCGACTACCCTTAACTCAAAAATTAAAAAATTTAAAATTAAACGGGAGCATATCCTGAATAGGTAA
- a CDS encoding tetratricopeptide repeat-containing sensor histidine kinase, with the protein MIELNSLLKKAGTVKYINKMVVFSVVLSSFILILIKSNNSLARNQVNNLNAKDSLQKLNKLLANAEPDTNQVKYLIKISDHFINQQEDQPENLAKALPYLKKALTLSNQLGSLNWEFRTLMLYARFLNKKHLRVQQALTYEKAIVIAQKTGNKRFEASAWYSYYINVPDTVSDYKNKTFYNRAATAHALYKEIGTSFQEKYREATLLKAMADFHLEEEKFDLSIKELFEVIALDKKFKLPDLPMAYDLLSAVYERKGELSKALNYALLSVKTAQSSHEEVLGTYLNRVGSAYEAMGKSKESITWYRKTLDGSDKKDPFRFVTAYAITSQMIKLGEAKKALSILQKTWNEVNNPSSEHQYFMFLAFGECYAALKKYDLAKKYFDKLLEDATLKTYSNPFQTSVFFSVSEFYFAQNKYELALQFAERARENQISMTLPRQIRLNEILYKIDVSTDRPAEAIIHLQTFHKLRDSMLSQENLNTIERLKIEFQASQKENENEILRKKSQLQSQELNRIQWIKNATIAGLAFLTIVLVLIYGRFRLKKKLHDTLVRKKADIDLAYAELEVNIQQKNNLIEEKESLIKEVHHRVKNNLQLTMSLLNSQSYYLEDLSAIEAIKESQHRLKSIALIHQKLYQTENLATINIQPYIVELVEYLKESLNDDKKISFELDILNLELDISKAVPLGLIINEAITNIFKYAFPDRQGGKVIISLKECQVDHYQLFIKDNGIGLPADFDYEQSNTLGIILMKGLSAQIDGIFTMESNDGVSLSLTFMNKNEDLFLLKD; encoded by the coding sequence ATGATCGAATTAAATAGTTTGCTTAAAAAAGCCGGAACAGTAAAGTACATCAATAAAATGGTGGTTTTCTCTGTTGTACTTAGTTCTTTTATTCTAATTCTCATTAAGAGCAATAACAGTTTGGCCAGAAATCAGGTAAACAACTTAAATGCCAAGGATTCACTTCAAAAGCTAAACAAACTTCTTGCAAACGCTGAGCCTGATACAAACCAGGTAAAATACCTGATCAAAATTTCCGATCATTTCATTAATCAACAAGAAGACCAACCAGAAAATTTAGCAAAGGCATTACCTTACCTGAAAAAAGCACTTACCTTAAGTAATCAACTCGGATCGTTAAACTGGGAATTTCGAACACTTATGCTTTACGCCCGGTTTTTAAACAAAAAACATTTGCGGGTGCAGCAGGCACTCACCTACGAAAAGGCAATCGTTATTGCACAAAAAACCGGAAACAAACGTTTTGAAGCCAGCGCATGGTATTCGTATTACATCAATGTTCCCGATACCGTTTCGGATTATAAAAACAAAACATTTTACAACCGGGCAGCCACTGCACATGCCTTATATAAAGAAATCGGCACCTCTTTCCAGGAAAAATACAGGGAGGCAACACTCCTAAAAGCAATGGCCGACTTCCATTTAGAGGAAGAAAAATTTGATTTATCAATAAAAGAGCTTTTTGAAGTAATAGCGCTGGATAAAAAATTTAAACTCCCAGACCTCCCAATGGCTTACGATTTACTTTCGGCAGTTTACGAACGAAAAGGAGAACTAAGCAAGGCCTTAAATTATGCTTTACTAAGTGTAAAAACGGCTCAAAGCAGTCATGAGGAAGTACTCGGCACCTATTTAAACAGAGTAGGTTCTGCCTATGAGGCCATGGGCAAATCTAAAGAAAGTATTACCTGGTACCGTAAAACCCTTGATGGTAGCGATAAAAAAGATCCTTTCCGCTTTGTTACGGCATATGCCATTACGAGCCAAATGATCAAACTAGGTGAAGCCAAAAAAGCACTCTCCATACTTCAAAAAACATGGAACGAAGTGAACAATCCGTCGAGTGAGCATCAATATTTTATGTTTCTGGCATTTGGCGAGTGTTATGCTGCGTTAAAAAAGTACGATCTGGCTAAAAAGTATTTCGACAAACTGCTGGAAGATGCTACATTAAAAACATATTCCAACCCTTTCCAAACTTCAGTTTTCTTCTCTGTAAGCGAATTTTACTTTGCCCAAAACAAATATGAGCTTGCTTTACAATTCGCCGAGAGGGCGAGAGAAAACCAGATCAGCATGACCTTGCCAAGACAGATCCGGTTAAATGAAATTCTTTACAAAATAGATGTATCTACAGATCGTCCGGCCGAAGCCATTATTCACCTGCAAACTTTTCATAAGCTTAGAGATTCTATGCTTAGCCAGGAGAATTTAAACACCATTGAGCGATTGAAGATCGAATTCCAGGCTTCGCAAAAGGAGAATGAAAATGAAATCCTCAGAAAGAAATCACAATTGCAAAGTCAGGAACTTAACCGCATTCAATGGATCAAAAACGCCACTATCGCCGGGCTGGCATTTTTAACTATCGTGCTTGTTTTAATCTATGGCCGATTTCGTTTGAAAAAGAAACTTCATGATACTTTAGTCAGGAAAAAAGCGGATATAGACCTTGCCTACGCCGAACTTGAAGTAAATATTCAACAAAAAAATAATTTAATTGAAGAGAAAGAAAGCCTAATTAAGGAAGTGCACCATCGGGTTAAAAACAACCTGCAGTTAACAATGAGTTTGTTAAACAGCCAAAGTTATTACCTGGAAGATTTATCGGCAATTGAGGCCATAAAAGAAAGTCAGCACCGTTTGAAAAGTATTGCGTTGATTCATCAAAAGCTCTATCAAACAGAAAATCTGGCCACCATCAACATTCAGCCTTATATCGTAGAATTAGTTGAATATTTAAAGGAAAGCCTGAACGACGATAAAAAGATCAGCTTTGAATTGGATATTTTAAATCTCGAACTGGATATTTCGAAAGCTGTTCCGCTTGGCTTAATTATTAACGAGGCGATTACCAATATTTTCAAATACGCTTTCCCCGATAGGCAGGGCGGAAAAGTAATCATTTCTCTAAAAGAATGCCAGGTAGATCATTATCAACTGTTTATTAAGGATAACGGCATTGGTTTACCTGCCGACTTTGATTATGAACAGAGCAACACACTGGGCATTATTTTGATGAAGGGACTAAGTGCCCAAATTGATGGCATTTTCACGATGGAAAGCAATGACGGTGTTTCCTTAAGCCTGACTTTTATGAATAAAAATGAAGATTTATTCCTGTTGAAAGATTAA
- a CDS encoding sigma 54-interacting transcriptional regulator: protein MKTEKILIVEDEFIVAHDLQMILQRAGYHVVGIADSVKNAQALLEKHQVDLVLLDIYLKGRLTGIDLARDLMKSQIPFIYVSANSNEKVLEAAKSTCPYGFIVKPYRDRDILLSIDIARYRRENSNNMKMSSERFMQDFIVDISMKSLTWQKKILAIASAFQPYIPFDFIALSGIGKDGKRYSEIGITRKNFNQYDLFTANEFLKYTGLSVAEYDTINQLVPETTADAIYIGDDFEGVKRAAPMKNLIATTYHLYSNLVKTFYLENGDQISFSFYSRTENIYQPAHMELLNFLSGTLEKKLAHIIELEKAGTESVLHQSDYPLAKKDFENIIGKSTALLSVLDKIKIVAPTDTSVLITGDSGTGKEEIAKSIHRLSHRNTKPMVAVNCAALPADLIESILFGHEKGSFTGALNARIGKFEEANGGTIFLDEIGEMPFDLQAKLLRALQEKEIERIGGKQPIKVDLRIIAATNLNLEKEIAKGRFRLDLFYRLNVFPIHVPPLCRRKTDIPLLAEYFVQKHAKALGKNISEIPADFMDRLMLYDWPGNIRELEHVMLRSMLLSSNGKLNPDHLELGIKNEEPLTQNGIKTIIDNERDHIIRVLARCKGKVAGSGGAAELLGIPATTLNSKIKKLNIKR, encoded by the coding sequence ATGAAGACCGAAAAAATTCTAATTGTTGAAGATGAGTTTATCGTTGCGCACGATCTGCAGATGATTTTGCAGCGTGCCGGCTACCATGTTGTTGGCATTGCTGATTCTGTAAAAAATGCGCAAGCCTTATTGGAAAAACATCAGGTAGACCTTGTTCTTTTAGATATTTACCTAAAAGGCCGGTTAACCGGCATTGATCTGGCGCGAGACTTAATGAAAAGTCAAATCCCTTTTATTTATGTCTCCGCAAATTCGAATGAGAAAGTGCTGGAGGCTGCAAAGTCTACCTGCCCGTACGGATTTATTGTTAAGCCTTACCGCGACCGGGATATTTTATTGAGCATTGATATTGCCAGGTACCGCAGGGAAAATAGCAATAACATGAAAATGAGCAGTGAGCGCTTTATGCAGGATTTTATTGTAGATATTTCAATGAAATCATTAACCTGGCAAAAGAAAATATTAGCCATTGCAAGTGCCTTTCAACCTTATATTCCCTTTGATTTTATTGCACTTTCGGGTATTGGGAAAGACGGAAAACGATATAGCGAAATTGGAATCACCAGAAAAAACTTTAATCAGTATGATTTATTTACAGCAAATGAGTTTTTAAAATACACAGGTTTAAGCGTGGCAGAATACGATACCATTAATCAACTGGTACCGGAAACCACCGCTGATGCCATTTACATTGGTGATGATTTTGAAGGGGTTAAAAGGGCCGCTCCAATGAAAAACTTAATCGCCACCACCTATCATCTTTATTCCAATCTGGTTAAAACCTTCTACCTGGAAAATGGCGATCAAATCAGCTTTTCATTTTACAGTAGAACCGAAAATATTTACCAGCCCGCCCACATGGAGCTGCTTAATTTTTTATCAGGCACCTTAGAGAAAAAGCTAGCGCATATTATTGAACTTGAAAAAGCCGGAACGGAATCAGTTTTACATCAAAGCGACTATCCTTTAGCTAAAAAAGATTTTGAAAACATTATCGGTAAAAGCACGGCTTTGCTGAGTGTTTTAGATAAGATTAAGATTGTTGCACCAACCGACACTTCGGTATTGATTACCGGAGATAGCGGAACAGGGAAAGAGGAAATTGCCAAAAGCATTCACCGCCTATCGCATCGAAACACAAAACCGATGGTGGCCGTAAATTGCGCTGCCCTACCAGCTGATTTAATTGAATCTATTTTATTTGGTCACGAAAAAGGTTCATTTACAGGAGCTTTGAACGCGAGAATCGGCAAATTTGAGGAGGCTAATGGAGGCACCATCTTTCTTGATGAAATCGGAGAAATGCCTTTCGACCTTCAGGCAAAGCTTCTCCGGGCTTTACAGGAGAAAGAGATTGAGCGGATTGGTGGCAAACAACCTATTAAAGTCGATTTAAGAATAATTGCGGCAACAAACCTCAATCTGGAGAAAGAGATCGCAAAAGGCAGGTTCAGGCTTGATCTTTTCTATCGTCTTAATGTTTTTCCAATACACGTTCCTCCGCTTTGTCGACGAAAAACCGACATCCCACTATTGGCTGAATATTTTGTTCAGAAACATGCAAAGGCATTAGGAAAAAACATTTCTGAAATTCCCGCTGATTTTATGGATCGGCTGATGTTGTATGATTGGCCAGGCAATATCAGAGAACTGGAACATGTGATGCTGAGGAGTATGCTGCTTTCATCGAATGGAAAACTTAATCCAGATCATTTGGAGCTTGGAATTAAAAACGAGGAGCCCCTTACCCAAAATGGAATAAAAACGATTATCGACAACGAAAGAGATCATATCATCAGGGTTTTAGCGCGCTGCAAAGGAAAGGTTGCTGGCAGCGGTGGTGCAGCCGAGCTCTTAGGCATTCCGGCAACAACATTAAATTCTAAAATTAAAAAGCTGAATATAAAACGTTAG
- a CDS encoding sigma 54-interacting response regulator, whose protein sequence is MKQKILIVEDEFIVANDLRIMLEKAGYKVCGIAPSVIKALELISTKEPDWILLDIFLQGDKTGIDLAGQLTEMGIPFIYISANTNQGILEAAKATLPHGFLVKPFREKDLMVMLDIARYRQEQNLKYNQHTEPSFHKQIEYIVEKQEPVSERLKQISTVLHPVVPFDFLWITKSNPRTTTKDINIVRSPDGKFNTLNNETLLKEIKVSNRDFKTWNSTALVHNGKSIFNGYDFRKLRMESPWVQALSDHYRLESALVTEINRNDELFQFVFFNHLSDLYTKVHTGVINQFKKSLELILDQVIYRKDITVEIPAPTLPAVEELIVKRENPEIPKDFHGIIGNSTLLHAAFKKLELVAPDDTSVLILGESGTGKEKIAQTIHKLSPRKNKPLITVNCAALPLTLIESELFGHEKGAFTGANEKRIGKFEQADGGSIFLDEIGELPFEAQVKLLRVLQEKEIERLGGNYTKKINVRIITATNRNLEKEVSDGRFRLDLYYRLNVFPIELPTLRQRKEDIPALATYFIYKYGKKSSSAVTGISTEALHKLQLYDWPGNIRELEHLMERTILLTEGETITKVDLPNPTSTTGFSDDDHFKIKTMEEMEREHILNILKMCKGKIFGAGGAAEILNIPSTTLNSKIKKLGIKFEFVK, encoded by the coding sequence ATGAAACAGAAAATCTTAATTGTAGAAGATGAATTTATTGTAGCCAACGATCTGAGGATCATGCTCGAAAAAGCAGGCTATAAAGTGTGTGGGATAGCTCCATCGGTGATAAAAGCGCTTGAGTTAATCTCAACTAAAGAACCCGACTGGATATTATTGGATATCTTTTTGCAGGGCGACAAAACAGGAATTGATTTAGCCGGGCAACTTACCGAAATGGGAATTCCATTTATTTATATTTCTGCAAATACCAACCAGGGAATTCTGGAGGCCGCCAAAGCGACCTTGCCACACGGTTTTTTGGTAAAGCCTTTTCGCGAGAAAGACCTGATGGTAATGCTGGATATTGCCCGTTACAGGCAGGAGCAAAATTTAAAGTACAATCAACATACAGAACCATCGTTTCACAAACAAATTGAATACATCGTAGAAAAGCAGGAACCGGTTTCGGAACGGTTGAAACAAATTAGTACTGTATTACATCCGGTTGTACCTTTCGATTTCCTTTGGATCACCAAATCAAATCCCCGGACGACTACAAAAGACATTAATATTGTGCGTTCGCCTGATGGCAAATTTAACACGCTCAATAATGAAACTTTATTGAAAGAAATTAAAGTTTCCAATCGTGATTTTAAAACATGGAACAGTACTGCGCTTGTTCATAATGGAAAATCAATTTTTAATGGTTATGACTTTAGAAAACTGAGAATGGAAAGCCCCTGGGTACAAGCCCTTTCTGATCATTACCGCCTTGAATCGGCCCTGGTTACCGAAATTAACAGGAATGACGAGCTTTTCCAGTTTGTTTTCTTCAATCACCTTTCTGATTTATATACAAAAGTGCATACCGGAGTTATTAATCAGTTTAAGAAAAGCCTGGAGCTGATTTTGGACCAGGTTATTTACAGAAAAGATATTACGGTAGAAATCCCTGCACCAACCTTACCTGCAGTTGAAGAACTGATTGTTAAAAGAGAGAACCCTGAAATTCCGAAAGATTTTCATGGTATTATCGGGAATAGCACCTTACTGCATGCGGCTTTCAAAAAATTAGAACTGGTGGCACCAGATGATACTTCGGTACTTATCTTAGGAGAAAGTGGTACCGGTAAAGAAAAAATCGCTCAGACTATTCATAAATTATCTCCCCGTAAAAACAAACCCTTAATTACCGTAAACTGTGCAGCATTACCTTTAACCTTAATTGAATCAGAGCTTTTCGGACATGAAAAAGGTGCATTTACAGGTGCGAACGAAAAACGGATCGGGAAATTTGAACAGGCAGATGGTGGTTCGATCTTTTTAGATGAGATAGGCGAACTCCCTTTTGAGGCACAGGTAAAATTATTAAGGGTGCTTCAGGAAAAAGAAATTGAGCGTTTAGGCGGAAATTATACCAAAAAGATAAATGTCAGGATTATAACCGCCACCAACCGAAACCTTGAAAAAGAAGTATCAGATGGCAGATTCCGCCTGGATTTATATTATCGGTTAAATGTTTTCCCTATTGAATTGCCCACATTGAGGCAACGTAAGGAAGATATTCCAGCGCTAGCGACCTATTTCATTTATAAATACGGCAAAAAAAGTTCATCTGCTGTTACCGGAATCTCTACTGAAGCCCTGCACAAATTACAGCTATACGACTGGCCTGGAAATATCAGAGAATTGGAACATTTGATGGAAAGAACGATATTGTTAACCGAAGGAGAAACGATCACCAAAGTTGATCTTCCTAATCCGACATCCACTACAGGTTTTTCCGATGATGATCATTTCAAAATAAAAACGATGGAAGAAATGGAACGGGAACATATATTGAACATTTTGAAAATGTGCAAAGGCAAGATTTTTGGAGCGGGTGGAGCAGCAGAAATCCTGAATATTCCGTCAACTACGTTAAATTCGAAAATTAAAAAATTAGGAATAAAATTCGAATTTGTTAAATAG